The following coding sequences are from one Lates calcarifer isolate ASB-BC8 unplaced genomic scaffold, TLL_Latcal_v3 _unitig_1887_quiver_1418, whole genome shotgun sequence window:
- the LOC108891182 gene encoding autophagy protein 5 has translation MADDKDVLRDVWFGRIPTCFTLNQDEVTEREAEPYYLLLPRVSYLTLVTDKVKKHFLKVMKAEDVEEMWFEYEGTPLKWHYPIGVLFDLHASNTVLPWSITVHFKNFPDRDLLHCPSNSVIEAHFMSSIKEADALKHKSQVVNDMQKKDHKQLWMGLQNDKFDQFWAMNRKLMEYPTEEGGFRYIPFRIYQV, from the exons ATGGCAGATGACAAGGACGTGTTGAGAGACGTTTGGTTCGGCCGGATCCCCACCTGCTTCACTTTGAACCAGGATGAGGTTACGGAGAGAGAGGCCGAGCCCTACTAT CTGCTGTTACCCAGGGTGAGCTACCTGACTCTGGTTACAGACAAGGTGAAAAAACACTTTCTCAAAGTGATGAAGGCCGAGGACGTGGAGGAGATGTGGTTTGAGTATGAAGGAACACCACTGAAATG GCACTATCCAATCGGAGTTCTTTTTGACCTTCATGCCTCCAACACTGTCTTACCCTGGAGCATCACTGTGCACTTTAAG aATTTTCCAGATCGTGACCTGCTCCACTGCCCGTCCAACTCTGTGATCGAGGCTCACTTCATGTCCAGCATCAAGGAGGCCGACGCCCTCAAGCACAAGAGCCAAGTAGTTAACGACATGCAGAAGAAAGACCACAAACAGCTGTGGATGGGCCTGCAGAATG ATAAGTTTGACCAGTTCTGGGCCATGAACAGGAAGCTGATGGAGTACCCCACTGAGGAGGGAGGCTTCAGATACATCCCCTTCAGGATAtaccaggtaa